From Mytilus galloprovincialis chromosome 9, xbMytGall1.hap1.1, whole genome shotgun sequence, the proteins below share one genomic window:
- the LOC143046499 gene encoding uncharacterized protein LOC143046499, whose product MQILHCFRIRGTDTFFCSTFFYDGSTDPVTFAVNDVDPDNGLITFENKTDEFKDICEVCKFPSIAKLLFVESGAPRPNDPDVDCNLPSYCEPSESCTSCAVCKNDGNVPKVCKKKRCRDSFKRKGFNNKKTFWKRRYRKSLKMKGKRAKSWLYGKRYT is encoded by the exons ATGcag ATTTTGCATTGCTTTAGAATTCGTGGTACCGACACATTCTTTTGTTCAACCTTTTTCTATGACGGAAGTACGGACCCGGTGACATTTGCTGTAAATGATGTCGATCCAG ATAATGGTCTTATCACCTTTGAAAACAAAACGGACGAATTCAAAGATATATGTGAAGTTTGTAAATTTCCATCAATTGCAAAGCTACTTTTTGTAG AATCTGGAGCACCTC gaCCAAATGATCCCGACGTCGACTGCAATCTACCATCTTACTGTGAACCTTCTGAGTCATGTACTTCATGTGCTGTATGTAAAAATGATGGTAATGTTCCAAAAGTGTGTAAGAAGAAAAGATGTAGAGATTCCTTCAAAAGAAAAGGATTTAATAATAAGAAAACATTCTGGAAGCGAAGATACAGAAAAAGTTTGAAAATGAAAGGGAAAAGAGCGAAAAGTTGGTTATATGGCAAAAGATACACATGA